The proteins below come from a single Malus sylvestris chromosome 3, drMalSylv7.2, whole genome shotgun sequence genomic window:
- the LOC126616301 gene encoding uncharacterized protein LOC126616301 isoform X4: protein MIFPRPFRDPTKRGIVRACDDHCDIAAAKRLEHLAGFPWVQILMNVFSDSQGGCMELRLSSRFEEFKFASWFVAICSHHDLV, encoded by the exons ATGATTTTCCCTCGCCCCTTTCGAGACCCGACGAAAAGAGGAATTGTAAGAGCTTGCGACGATCACTGCGATATCGCTGCAGCAAAG AGGTTAGAACACCTTGCAGGATTCCCATGGGTTCAAATCCTGATGAATGTGTTTTCTGATTCCCAG GGAGGTTGCATGGAGTTAAGATTGTCTTCTAGATTTGAAGAATTCAAATTTGCAAGTTGGTTTGTGGCAATTTGCAGTCACCATGATTTGGTTTAA
- the LOC126616301 gene encoding uncharacterized protein LOC126616301 isoform X3, whose amino-acid sequence MIFPRPFRDPTKRGIVRACDDHCDIAAAKRLEHLAGFPWVQILMNVFSDSQAKKTTFMVRTLCRAGGSHQYFGGSARCLNCCWIFKSYSIFRLK is encoded by the exons ATGATTTTCCCTCGCCCCTTTCGAGACCCGACGAAAAGAGGAATTGTAAGAGCTTGCGACGATCACTGCGATATCGCTGCAGCAAAG AGGTTAGAACACCTTGCAGGATTCCCATGGGTTCAAATCCTGATGAATGTGTTTTCTGATTCCCAG GCAAAGAAAACCACATTTATGGTAAGGACTTTATGCAGAGCAGGCGGGAGCCACCAATATTTTGGTGGTTCAGCCAGATGCCTTAATTGTTGCTGGATATTCAAGAGTTACAGCATATTCCGGCTAAAGTAA
- the LOC126616301 gene encoding putative disease resistance RPP13-like protein 1 isoform X2, with amino-acid sequence MIFPRPFRDPTKRGIVRACDDHCDIAAAKVCNFLSTSRIPFNYNGMNGRIEELFQRLEHLAEQRNRLGLREGIGRKVSQRTPTTYVVEEGFCPYGRDKDKRKVKNTI; translated from the exons ATGATTTTCCCTCGCCCCTTTCGAGACCCGACGAAAAGAGGAATTGTAAGAGCTTGCGACGATCACTGCGATATCGCTGCAGCAAAG GTGTGCAATTTCCTCTCTACCTCTCGTATTCCTTTTAATTACAATGGCATGAATGGTAGGATAGAGGAGTTATTTCAGAGGTTAGAACACCTTGCAGAACAGCGAAATCGCCTTGGTCTTAGAGAAGGTATTGGGCGCAAGGTTTCACAAAGAACTCCCACAACTTATGTAGTTGAGGAAGGATTCTGTCCCTATGGTAGGGATaaagataaaagaaaagttaaaaacactataTGA
- the LOC126616301 gene encoding uncharacterized protein LOC126616301 isoform X1, protein MIFPRPFRDPTKRGIVRACDDHCDIAAAKRLEHLAGFPWVQILMNVFSDSQVCNFLSTSRIPFNYNGMNGRIEELFQRLEHLAEQRNRLGLREGIGRKVSQRTPTTYVVEEGFCPYGRDKDKRKVKNTI, encoded by the exons ATGATTTTCCCTCGCCCCTTTCGAGACCCGACGAAAAGAGGAATTGTAAGAGCTTGCGACGATCACTGCGATATCGCTGCAGCAAAG AGGTTAGAACACCTTGCAGGATTCCCATGGGTTCAAATCCTGATGAATGTGTTTTCTGATTCCCAGGTGTGCAATTTCCTCTCTACCTCTCGTATTCCTTTTAATTACAATGGCATGAATGGTAGGATAGAGGAGTTATTTCAGAGGTTAGAACACCTTGCAGAACAGCGAAATCGCCTTGGTCTTAGAGAAGGTATTGGGCGCAAGGTTTCACAAAGAACTCCCACAACTTATGTAGTTGAGGAAGGATTCTGTCCCTATGGTAGGGATaaagataaaagaaaagttaaaaacactataTGA